One stretch of Mycolicibacterium fallax DNA includes these proteins:
- the menD gene encoding 2-succinyl-5-enolpyruvyl-6-hydroxy-3-cyclohexene-1-carboxylic-acid synthase: MNPSTAQARIVVDELIRGGVRDVVLCPGSRNAPLAFALSAADAAGRLRLHVRIDERTAGFLAVGLAVAQGAPVCVAMTSGTAVANLGPAVLEANYARVPLIVLSANRPYELLGTGANQTMEQFGYFGTQVRATISLGLAEDDPARMDGFNAQWRSATCRVLAAATGARTANAGPVHFDIPLREPLVPDIDADDPALPAGRPDGRPWTYTPPVSFDQPLDIDLTPDTVVIAGHGAGAHPNLAALPTVAEPTAPAPATPLHPLALPLLAPAQVIMIGRPTLHRPVSALLADPAVPVYALTTGPRWPDVSGNSLATGTRAVTHGAPDPAWLRRCAELNARAATAVADTLAGHGPTTGLHVAAAVAAALGPGDQLVLGASNPVRDVALGGLLPAGVTVRSNRGVAGIDGTVSTAIGAALAHDRTGGHTVALIGDLTFVHDASGLLIGPTEPRPKRLSVVVSNDNGGGIFELLEQGDPRFADVSSRIFGTPHDVDLAALCRAYHVEHVAVDADGLAAALAEPAAGLRVLEVKSDRGTLRGLHAAIRAAIAP, encoded by the coding sequence GTGAACCCCTCGACGGCCCAGGCGCGCATCGTCGTTGACGAGCTGATCCGCGGTGGCGTGCGCGACGTGGTGCTGTGCCCGGGGTCGCGCAACGCGCCGCTGGCGTTCGCCCTGTCCGCGGCCGACGCGGCGGGCCGGCTCCGGCTGCACGTCCGGATCGACGAGCGCACCGCGGGGTTCCTGGCCGTCGGCCTGGCCGTCGCGCAGGGCGCCCCGGTGTGCGTGGCGATGACCTCGGGGACCGCGGTGGCCAACCTCGGCCCGGCGGTGCTGGAGGCCAACTACGCCCGGGTGCCGCTGATCGTGCTGTCGGCGAACCGGCCCTACGAACTGCTCGGCACCGGCGCCAACCAGACCATGGAGCAGTTCGGCTACTTCGGCACCCAGGTCCGGGCCACCATCAGCCTCGGCCTGGCCGAGGACGATCCGGCCCGGATGGACGGCTTCAACGCGCAGTGGCGCTCGGCGACCTGCCGGGTGCTGGCCGCGGCGACCGGGGCCCGCACCGCCAACGCCGGACCGGTGCACTTCGACATCCCGCTGCGCGAGCCGCTGGTGCCCGACATCGACGCCGACGACCCCGCGCTGCCGGCCGGCCGCCCCGACGGGCGGCCGTGGACCTACACCCCGCCGGTGAGCTTCGACCAGCCGCTGGACATCGACCTGACCCCGGACACCGTGGTGATCGCCGGGCACGGCGCCGGCGCGCACCCGAACCTGGCCGCGCTGCCGACCGTCGCCGAGCCGACCGCCCCGGCCCCGGCCACCCCGCTGCACCCGCTGGCCCTGCCGCTGCTGGCGCCCGCGCAGGTCATCATGATCGGCCGGCCCACCCTGCACCGGCCGGTCTCGGCGCTGCTGGCCGACCCGGCCGTGCCGGTGTACGCGCTGACCACCGGGCCGCGCTGGCCGGACGTGTCCGGCAACTCGCTGGCCACCGGCACCCGCGCGGTCACCCACGGCGCGCCGGACCCGGCCTGGCTGCGCCGCTGCGCCGAGCTCAACGCCCGCGCCGCGACCGCCGTCGCCGACACCCTGGCCGGCCACGGCCCGACCACCGGGCTGCACGTCGCGGCGGCGGTGGCCGCCGCGCTCGGCCCCGGCGACCAACTGGTGCTCGGCGCCTCCAACCCGGTGCGCGACGTGGCGCTGGGCGGCCTGCTGCCGGCCGGGGTGACGGTGCGATCCAACCGCGGCGTCGCCGGCATCGACGGCACCGTCTCCACCGCGATCGGCGCGGCGCTGGCCCACGACCGCACCGGCGGGCACACCGTCGCGCTGATCGGCGACCTGACCTTCGTGCACGACGCCTCCGGCCTGCTGATCGGGCCGACCGAACCGCGGCCCAAGCGGCTGTCGGTGGTGGTGTCCAACGACAACGGCGGCGGCATCTTCGAGCTGCTGGAGCAGGGCGATCCCCGGTTCGCCGACGTGTCCTCGCGGATCTTCGGCACCCCGCACGACGTCGACCTGGCCGCACTGTGCCGGGCCTACCACGTCGAACACGTCGCAGTCGACGCCGACGGGCTGGCCGCGGCGCTGGCCGAACCGGCCGCCGGGCTGCGGGTGCTTGAGGTCAAATCCGACCGCGGCACGCTGCGCGGGCTGCACGCCGCGATCCGGGCGGCGATCGCGCCGTGA
- a CDS encoding o-succinylbenzoate synthase, with protein sequence MPEDVSDRAELPALNDLLDRAHVVALPMRVRFRGISTREVALIDGPAGWGEFGAFPEYRAPEAAHWLAAAIEAGYRGVPAPRRADVPINATVPAVAADRVPEVLARFPGAGTAKVKVAEAGQTLADDVARVNAVRAIIPTVRVDANAGWTVPQAVAAAAALTADGPLEYLEQPCPSIAELAELRGLIDVPVAADESIRKAADPLRVVRAGAADVAVLKVAPLGGAAALLRIAAQIDIPVVVSSALDSAVGIGVGLCAAAALPSLQHACGLGTGGLFVEDVVEPRLPVDGRLPARPAVPDPARLAALWAGPDRRDWWLRRIAECHALLR encoded by the coding sequence ATGCCCGAGGACGTGTCCGACCGCGCGGAGCTGCCCGCCCTCAACGATCTGCTGGACCGGGCGCACGTGGTGGCGCTGCCGATGCGGGTGCGGTTCCGCGGCATCAGCACCCGCGAGGTCGCGCTGATCGACGGCCCGGCCGGCTGGGGAGAATTCGGCGCCTTCCCCGAATACCGCGCACCGGAGGCCGCGCACTGGCTGGCCGCCGCCATCGAGGCCGGCTACCGCGGGGTACCCGCGCCGCGGCGCGCCGACGTCCCGATCAACGCCACCGTGCCCGCCGTCGCCGCCGACCGGGTGCCCGAGGTGCTGGCCCGGTTCCCCGGCGCGGGCACCGCCAAGGTCAAGGTCGCCGAGGCCGGCCAGACGCTCGCCGACGACGTGGCGCGGGTCAACGCGGTCCGCGCGATCATCCCCACCGTCCGGGTCGACGCCAACGCCGGCTGGACGGTGCCGCAGGCCGTCGCCGCGGCCGCCGCGCTGACCGCCGACGGCCCGCTGGAATACCTGGAGCAGCCCTGCCCGAGCATCGCCGAGCTGGCCGAGCTGCGCGGGCTGATCGACGTGCCGGTGGCCGCCGACGAGAGCATCCGCAAGGCCGCCGACCCGCTGCGGGTGGTGCGCGCCGGCGCCGCCGATGTCGCGGTGCTCAAGGTCGCTCCGCTCGGCGGGGCGGCCGCGCTGCTGCGGATCGCCGCCCAGATCGACATCCCGGTGGTGGTCTCCAGCGCGCTGGACTCGGCGGTCGGGATCGGGGTCGGGCTGTGCGCGGCCGCGGCGCTGCCGTCGCTGCAGCACGCCTGCGGACTGGGCACCGGCGGACTGTTCGTCGAGGACGTCGTCGAACCGCGGCTGCCGGTCGACGGGCGGCTGCCGGCCCGGCCCGCGGTGCCCGACCCGGCCCGGCTGGCCGCGCTGTGGGCCGGACCGGACCGCCGGGACTGGTGGTTGCGGCGCATCGCCGAGTGCCACGCGCTGCTGCGCTAG
- a CDS encoding 1,4-dihydroxy-2-naphthoyl-CoA synthase has protein sequence MTENPFDPSLWRPVADYDPQFADLTDITYHRHVVDGRPQPTVRVAFDRPEVRNAFRPGTVDELYRALDHARMSPDVGVVLLTGNGPAPKDGGWAFCSGGDQRIRGRSGYQYASGETADTVDVARAGRLHILEVQRLIRFMPKPVICLVNGWAAGGGHSLHVVCDLTLASREHARFKQTDADVGSFDGGYGSAYLARQVGQKFAREIFFLGRSYTAEQMHRMGAVNEVVDHADLEKVALEWAEAINGKSPQAQRMLKYAFNLLDDGLVGQQLFAGEATRLAYMTDEAVEGRDAFLEKRDPDWTPFPRYF, from the coding sequence GTGACCGAGAACCCGTTCGACCCCTCGCTGTGGCGGCCCGTCGCGGACTACGACCCGCAGTTCGCCGACCTGACCGACATCACCTATCACCGGCACGTGGTGGACGGCAGGCCGCAGCCGACGGTGCGGGTGGCCTTCGACCGGCCCGAGGTGCGCAACGCGTTTCGGCCGGGCACCGTCGACGAGCTGTACCGCGCGCTGGACCACGCCCGGATGTCCCCGGACGTCGGGGTGGTGCTGCTGACCGGCAACGGGCCCGCGCCGAAGGACGGCGGCTGGGCGTTCTGCTCCGGCGGTGACCAGCGCATCCGGGGCCGCAGCGGCTACCAGTACGCCAGCGGCGAGACCGCCGACACCGTCGACGTGGCCCGGGCCGGCCGGCTGCACATCCTGGAGGTGCAGCGGCTGATCCGGTTCATGCCCAAGCCGGTGATCTGCCTGGTCAACGGCTGGGCGGCGGGCGGCGGGCACAGCCTGCACGTGGTGTGCGACCTGACCCTGGCCAGCCGCGAGCACGCCCGGTTCAAGCAGACCGACGCCGACGTCGGCAGCTTCGACGGCGGCTACGGCTCGGCCTACCTGGCCCGCCAGGTCGGCCAGAAGTTCGCCAGGGAGATCTTCTTCCTGGGCCGCAGCTACACCGCCGAGCAGATGCACCGGATGGGCGCGGTCAACGAGGTCGTCGACCACGCCGACCTGGAGAAGGTGGCGCTGGAGTGGGCCGAGGCGATCAACGGCAAGTCCCCGCAGGCCCAGCGGATGCTCAAGTACGCGTTCAACCTGCTCGACGACGGCCTGGTGGGCCAGCAGCTGTTCGCCGGTGAGGCGACCCGGCTGGCCTACATGACCGACGAGGCGGTCGAGGGCCGCGACGCGTTCCTGGAGAAGCGCGACCCGGACTGGACGCCGTTCCCACGCTACTTCTGA
- a CDS encoding SDR family oxidoreductase yields the protein MSRKPLLRRISDTVMLAGMRPPLSLPTGVNIDLRGKTVLLTGASSGIGAAAAEKFAAAGSTVIAVARRAELLEELAARITAAGGQARALPCDLADLDAIDALCESVGPVDILVNNAGRSIRRPLADSLDRWHDVERTMTLNYYSPLRLIRGLAPGMIERGDGHIINVSTWGVLSEATPLFGAYTASKAALSSVSRVVQSEWAGRGVHSTTLFYPLVATPMIAPTRAYDGLAALSAEEAADWMLEAARHRPARIAPRVAYGLRAIDTVAPGVVNGIMSRQRIQPTPVDG from the coding sequence ATGAGCCGCAAACCGTTGCTGCGCCGAATTTCCGACACCGTCATGCTGGCCGGGATGCGGCCGCCGCTGAGCCTGCCGACCGGGGTGAACATCGACCTGCGCGGCAAGACGGTGCTGCTGACCGGCGCGTCGTCGGGGATCGGCGCGGCCGCGGCGGAGAAGTTCGCGGCGGCCGGCTCGACGGTGATCGCGGTGGCCCGGCGCGCCGAGCTGCTCGAGGAGCTGGCGGCCCGGATCACCGCCGCCGGCGGACAAGCCCGCGCGCTGCCGTGCGACCTGGCGGACCTGGACGCCATCGACGCCCTGTGCGAGTCGGTCGGGCCGGTCGACATCCTGGTCAACAACGCGGGCCGGTCGATCCGCCGGCCGCTGGCCGACTCGCTGGACCGCTGGCACGACGTCGAGCGCACCATGACGCTGAACTACTACTCGCCGCTGCGGCTGATCCGCGGGCTGGCGCCGGGGATGATCGAGCGCGGCGACGGGCACATCATCAACGTCTCGACCTGGGGCGTGCTGAGCGAGGCGACCCCGCTGTTCGGGGCGTACACCGCCTCGAAGGCCGCGCTGAGCTCGGTGAGCCGGGTGGTGCAGAGCGAGTGGGCCGGCCGCGGCGTGCACTCCACCACGCTGTTCTATCCGCTGGTGGCCACCCCGATGATCGCCCCCACCCGCGCCTACGACGGGCTGGCGGCGCTGTCGGCCGAGGAGGCCGCCGACTGGATGCTGGAGGCGGCGCGGCACCGGCCGGCGCGCATCGCCCCGCGGGTGGCCTACGGCCTGCGGGCCATCGACACCGTCGCGCCGGGGGTGGTCAACGGCATCATGAGCCGCCAGCGGATCCAGCCCACGCCCGTCGACGGTTAG
- a CDS encoding DUF3592 domain-containing protein, which yields MIHGPGGQVSHTRAGRVIRGARVAILVIAAAVTLQAVLLVAGAWRNDRQIEANMGVAAAEVLNAGPRRSTIAFVTPDRVTYRPELGVLYPSELENGMRIYVEYDRDDPNLVRVQNRNARLAIIPAGSVVLADWLVAGTLLIGLAVLEKTLDRRRAAAPE from the coding sequence ATGATCCACGGCCCCGGCGGCCAGGTGTCGCACACCCGGGCCGGCCGGGTGATCCGCGGCGCCCGGGTCGCGATCCTGGTCATCGCCGCGGCGGTGACGCTGCAGGCGGTGCTGCTGGTGGCCGGGGCGTGGCGCAACGACCGGCAGATCGAAGCCAACATGGGGGTGGCCGCCGCCGAGGTGCTCAACGCCGGGCCGCGCCGCTCCACCATCGCCTTCGTCACCCCGGACCGGGTGACCTACCGGCCCGAGCTGGGCGTGCTGTACCCCTCCGAGCTGGAGAACGGCATGCGGATCTACGTCGAGTACGACCGCGACGACCCCAACCTGGTCCGGGTGCAGAACCGCAACGCCCGGCTGGCGATCATCCCGGCCGGGTCGGTGGTGCTGGCCGACTGGCTGGTCGCCGGGACGCTGCTGATCGGGCTGGCGGTGCTGGAGAAAACGCTGGACCGGCGCCGCGCCGCGGCCCCGGAGTAG
- a CDS encoding alpha/beta fold hydrolase — protein sequence MNLAYEDRGTGDPVLFIAGRGGAGRTWHLGQVPEFRRSGFRAITFDNRGIGATGSASAFTTETMVADTAALIEQLVGGPVRIVAVSMGSFIAQELMLARPDLVTQAALMATRGRVDRMREIGAVSERALAASGVTLPVEYQARMRMLESFSPKTLSDDRVAADWYDMFTMWPIEHTPGLLNQLTIAPTENRLAAYRGITTEVLVIGFADDAVLPPALSAEVAAAIPRARYLEIPDAGHLGFIEAPDAVNGAILEFFGRPRPLNLV from the coding sequence ATCAACCTGGCCTATGAGGATCGCGGCACCGGCGATCCGGTGCTGTTCATCGCCGGTCGCGGCGGTGCCGGGCGCACCTGGCACCTGGGCCAGGTGCCGGAGTTCCGCCGCTCCGGATTCCGCGCCATCACCTTCGACAACCGGGGGATCGGCGCCACCGGCAGCGCCTCGGCGTTCACCACCGAGACCATGGTCGCCGACACCGCCGCGCTGATCGAGCAGCTGGTCGGCGGGCCGGTGCGGATCGTCGCGGTGTCGATGGGCTCGTTCATCGCCCAGGAACTGATGCTGGCCCGCCCCGACCTGGTCACCCAGGCGGCGCTGATGGCCACCCGCGGCCGGGTCGATCGGATGCGCGAGATCGGCGCCGTCTCCGAGCGGGCGCTGGCGGCCTCCGGCGTCACGCTGCCGGTCGAATATCAGGCCCGGATGCGGATGCTGGAGAGCTTCTCGCCCAAGACGCTGTCCGACGACCGGGTGGCCGCCGACTGGTACGACATGTTCACCATGTGGCCGATCGAGCACACCCCCGGGCTGCTCAACCAGCTGACCATCGCGCCGACCGAGAACCGGCTGGCCGCCTACCGGGGGATCACCACCGAGGTGCTGGTGATCGGTTTCGCCGACGACGCGGTGCTGCCCCCGGCGCTGTCGGCGGAGGTCGCCGCCGCCATCCCGCGGGCCCGCTATCTGGAGATTCCCGACGCCGGGCACCTCGGCTTCATCGAGGCACCGGACGCCGTCAACGGCGCGATTCTGGAGTTCTTCGGTCGGCCCAGGCCGCTGAACCTGGTGTGA
- a CDS encoding glycosyltransferase family 4 protein yields the protein MRVAIVAESFLPNVNGVTNSVLRVLEHLRDRGHEVLVIAPDTPRGEPAATRCHDGIRVHRVPALMLPGVTSLPMGLPMPRLLRVLRGFDPDVVHLASPALLGSGGMWAARRLGVPTVAVFQTDVAGFAASYGMGAAAGAVWAWGRRLHSLADRTLAPSTAAMEVLAAQRIPRVHRWARGVDVAGFAPSARSAALRRAWSPSGWPIIGYVGRLAPEKHVERLAVLDGRDDLQLVVVGDGVDRDKLARLLPSAVFTGALYGPALAAAYASMDVFVHTGEHETFCQAVQEAMASGLPVLAPDRGGPRDLVQPMQTGLLLPVDGFGDRLPGAVEQLLADRDRYAANARRAVLHRTWPAVCDELLGHYRAVTAAPRMPDSTAVA from the coding sequence GTGCGAGTGGCAATCGTGGCCGAAAGTTTCCTGCCCAACGTCAACGGCGTCACCAACTCGGTGCTCCGGGTGCTCGAACACCTGCGGGACCGCGGGCACGAGGTGCTGGTGATCGCCCCGGACACCCCGCGCGGGGAACCCGCCGCGACCCGCTGCCACGACGGCATCCGGGTGCACCGGGTGCCGGCGCTGATGCTGCCCGGGGTGACCTCGCTGCCGATGGGGCTGCCGATGCCGCGGCTGCTGCGGGTGCTGCGCGGGTTCGATCCCGACGTGGTGCACCTGGCCTCACCCGCGCTGCTGGGCAGCGGCGGCATGTGGGCCGCCCGGCGCCTCGGCGTCCCGACCGTCGCGGTGTTCCAGACCGACGTCGCCGGGTTCGCCGCCAGCTACGGCATGGGCGCCGCCGCCGGGGCGGTCTGGGCCTGGGGCCGCCGGCTGCACTCGCTGGCCGACCGCACCCTGGCCCCGTCCACCGCGGCGATGGAAGTGCTTGCCGCCCAGCGGATCCCGCGGGTGCACCGGTGGGCTCGCGGGGTGGACGTGGCCGGGTTCGCGCCGTCGGCGCGCAGCGCGGCGCTGCGCCGCGCCTGGTCGCCGTCCGGGTGGCCGATCATCGGGTACGTCGGCCGGCTGGCCCCGGAGAAGCACGTGGAACGGCTGGCCGTGCTCGACGGCCGCGACGACCTGCAGCTCGTTGTGGTCGGCGACGGGGTGGACCGGGACAAGCTGGCGCGGCTGCTGCCCTCGGCGGTGTTCACCGGCGCCCTGTACGGCCCGGCGTTGGCCGCGGCCTACGCCAGCATGGACGTCTTCGTGCACACCGGCGAACACGAGACGTTCTGCCAGGCGGTGCAGGAGGCGATGGCCTCCGGGCTGCCGGTGCTGGCCCCGGACCGGGGCGGGCCGCGGGACCTGGTGCAGCCGATGCAGACCGGGCTGCTGCTGCCGGTCGACGGCTTTGGCGACCGGCTGCCGGGCGCCGTCGAGCAGCTGCTTGCCGACCGCGACCGGTACGCCGCCAACGCCCGGCGGGCGGTGCTGCACCGCACCTGGCCGGCGGTCTGCGACGAGCTGCTCGGGCACTACCGCGCGGTGACGGCGGCACCCAGGATGCCGGATTCCACCGCGGTGGCCTAA
- a CDS encoding demethylmenaquinone methyltransferase, translated as MSRATLAKDPHEVASMFDAVARRYDLTNTVLSAGQDRYWRRATRAALQIGPGDRVLDLAAGTAVSTVELARSGAWCVAADFSVGMLSAGAHRPVPKVGADATALPFADESFDAVTISFGLRNVVDHVAGLREMARVTRPGGRLVVCEFSTPTLPVFSTVYKEYLMRALPAIATAVSSDPDAYVYLAESIRAWPDQAALARQIAEAGWSRVRWRNLTGGIVALHSARKD; from the coding sequence GTGAGTCGAGCGACGCTGGCCAAGGATCCGCACGAGGTGGCGTCGATGTTCGACGCCGTCGCCCGCCGCTACGACCTGACCAACACGGTGCTCTCCGCCGGGCAGGACCGGTACTGGCGCCGCGCCACCCGCGCCGCCCTGCAGATCGGCCCCGGCGACCGGGTGCTGGACCTGGCCGCAGGCACCGCGGTGTCGACGGTCGAGCTGGCCCGCTCCGGCGCCTGGTGCGTGGCCGCCGACTTCTCGGTCGGCATGCTGTCCGCCGGCGCGCACCGGCCGGTGCCCAAGGTCGGCGCCGACGCCACCGCGCTGCCGTTCGCCGACGAGTCGTTCGACGCGGTGACGATCAGCTTCGGGCTGCGCAACGTCGTCGACCACGTCGCGGGGCTGCGCGAGATGGCCCGGGTGACCCGGCCGGGCGGCCGGCTGGTGGTCTGCGAGTTCTCCACCCCGACCCTCCCGGTGTTCTCCACGGTCTACAAGGAGTACCTGATGCGGGCGCTGCCGGCGATCGCCACCGCGGTCTCCAGCGACCCCGATGCCTACGTCTACCTCGCCGAGTCCATCCGGGCCTGGCCCGATCAGGCCGCGCTGGCCCGGCAGATCGCCGAGGCCGGCTGGTCCCGGGTGCGCTGGCGCAATCTCACCGGCGGCATCGTCGCGCTGCATTCCGCCCGCAAGGACTGA
- the fadD8 gene encoding fatty-acid--CoA ligase FadD8, which translates to MSDDLLRHPVHSGHLLIGALRRHRDSPVLQLGETTLTGGQMADKISQYVQALEGLGAGRDEVSGLLSLNRPEVLMITSASQTQGYRRLALHPLGSLDDHAYVLIDSGATRLIIDPNPAFTERAIGLLAKVPQLRQVLTIGPVPPELAATGASVIDLTAEAAKYQPGPLAAAELAPDYVSGLSYTGGTTGKPKGVMVTAQSAMTMTTVQLAEWEWPDNPRFLMLTPLSHAGAAYFLPTLIKGGEMHVMARFDPGEALRYIEEHKITATFVVPAMLYALLDHPDSRTRDLSSLQTVYYGASAINPVRLAEAISRFGKIFAQSYGQSEAPMVISYLGKQDHDEARLTSCGRPTLFARCALLDADGNPVPPGEVGEVCVSGPLLADGYWNLPEETAKTFAGGWLRTGDMAREDADGFWFIVDRVKDMIVTGGFNVYPREVEDVIAEHPAIAQVAVVGAPDDKWGETVTAVVVLRADAGADEASVATMTAEIQAAVKDRKGSVQVPKQVVVVDALPLTGLGKPDKKAVRARFWEGAGRAVG; encoded by the coding sequence ATGAGCGACGACCTGCTGCGCCATCCCGTCCACTCCGGCCACCTGCTGATCGGGGCGCTCCGGCGACACCGCGACTCCCCGGTGCTCCAGCTCGGCGAGACCACCCTGACCGGCGGCCAGATGGCCGACAAGATCAGCCAGTACGTACAGGCGCTGGAGGGGCTCGGCGCGGGTCGCGACGAGGTGTCCGGCCTGCTGTCGCTGAATCGGCCCGAGGTGCTGATGATCACCAGCGCCAGCCAGACCCAGGGCTACCGGCGGCTGGCGCTGCATCCGCTCGGTTCCCTGGACGACCACGCCTATGTCCTGATCGATTCCGGGGCGACCCGGCTGATCATCGACCCCAACCCGGCGTTCACCGAGCGGGCGATCGGCCTGCTGGCCAAGGTGCCCCAGTTGCGCCAGGTGCTCACCATCGGGCCGGTGCCCCCGGAGCTGGCCGCCACCGGCGCCTCGGTGATCGACCTGACCGCCGAGGCCGCCAAGTACCAGCCGGGCCCGCTGGCGGCGGCCGAGCTGGCGCCGGACTATGTCAGCGGGCTGTCCTACACCGGCGGCACCACCGGCAAGCCCAAGGGCGTCATGGTGACCGCGCAGTCCGCCATGACCATGACGACGGTTCAGCTCGCCGAGTGGGAGTGGCCGGACAACCCGCGGTTCCTGATGCTCACCCCGCTGTCGCACGCCGGCGCCGCCTACTTCCTGCCCACCCTGATCAAGGGCGGCGAGATGCACGTGATGGCGCGGTTCGATCCGGGCGAGGCGCTGCGCTACATCGAGGAGCACAAGATCACCGCGACGTTCGTGGTGCCGGCGATGCTGTACGCGCTGCTGGACCACCCGGATTCGCGCACCCGCGACCTGTCCTCGCTGCAGACCGTCTACTACGGCGCGTCGGCGATCAACCCGGTCCGGCTGGCCGAGGCGATCTCCCGGTTCGGCAAGATCTTCGCGCAGAGCTACGGCCAGTCCGAGGCGCCGATGGTGATCAGCTACCTGGGCAAGCAGGATCACGACGAGGCCCGGCTGACCTCCTGCGGGCGCCCGACGCTGTTCGCCCGCTGCGCCCTGCTCGACGCCGACGGCAACCCGGTCCCGCCCGGCGAGGTCGGCGAGGTGTGCGTGTCCGGCCCGCTGCTGGCCGACGGCTACTGGAACCTGCCGGAGGAGACCGCCAAGACGTTCGCCGGCGGCTGGCTGCGCACCGGGGACATGGCCCGCGAGGACGCCGACGGCTTCTGGTTCATCGTCGACCGGGTCAAGGACATGATCGTGACCGGCGGATTCAACGTGTACCCCCGCGAGGTCGAGGACGTCATCGCCGAGCATCCGGCGATCGCCCAGGTCGCGGTGGTGGGCGCGCCCGATGACAAGTGGGGTGAGACGGTCACCGCGGTGGTCGTGCTGCGCGCCGACGCCGGCGCCGACGAGGCGTCGGTGGCGACGATGACCGCCGAGATTCAGGCCGCGGTCAAGGACCGCAAGGGCTCGGTGCAGGTACCCAAGCAGGTCGTCGTCGTCGACGCGCTGCCGCTGACCGGCCTGGGCAAGCCCGACAAGAAGGCGGTGCGGGCCCGATTCTGGGAGGGCGCCGGGCGCGCCGTCGGGTGA
- a CDS encoding VOC family protein codes for MEVLSSRVLLRPADYQRTLAFYRDTLGLAIAREYPGGTVFFAGQSFIEIAGHDRGSADAAPFPGALWLQVRDVYAVQQQLTAGGVAIAREARAEPWGLHEMRVTDPDGVDLIFVQIPADHPLRRDVRG; via the coding sequence ATGGAGGTGCTCTCAAGCCGGGTGCTGCTGCGGCCGGCGGACTACCAACGGACCCTGGCGTTCTACCGGGACACCCTCGGGTTGGCGATCGCCCGCGAGTACCCGGGCGGCACGGTGTTCTTCGCCGGCCAGTCGTTCATCGAGATCGCCGGGCACGACCGGGGTTCGGCCGATGCCGCGCCGTTTCCGGGCGCACTGTGGCTGCAGGTCCGCGACGTTTACGCGGTCCAGCAGCAGCTGACCGCCGGCGGCGTCGCGATCGCCCGGGAGGCCCGCGCCGAACCGTGGGGACTGCACGAAATGCGGGTCACCGATCCGGACGGCGTTGACCTCATTTTCGTGCAGATTCCGGCCGATCATCCGCTGCGCCGCGACGTCCGAGGTTAA
- a CDS encoding sensor domain-containing protein — translation MRQVWATGAAAACLLLAGCAVTTSGTAVRAGDRGPVPGPPVAMAELPRLLLDAGTVGTLLDAPAMAAADSADRLLNDAQHLDKQDCLSAWSPGEQPAYRGSGFLAAAGRLLHDDRGTPGDRASVIEFVVGFADAGAAQEQLGRTTREWGGCARQELTDAEPGARPVVIVLGDLTHPGDDVIGISHTARGPSGRGCQRALGAHRNVVIDAVVCGRGVDADAAARLVGRIAEKIDGATI, via the coding sequence ATGCGGCAGGTGTGGGCGACGGGCGCGGCGGCGGCCTGCCTGCTGCTGGCCGGCTGCGCCGTCACCACCTCCGGTACCGCGGTCCGGGCCGGTGACCGCGGCCCGGTGCCGGGACCGCCGGTGGCGATGGCGGAGCTGCCGAGGCTGCTGCTCGACGCGGGCACCGTCGGCACCCTGCTCGACGCGCCGGCGATGGCCGCCGCCGACTCCGCCGACCGCCTGCTCAACGACGCTCAGCACCTGGACAAACAGGACTGCCTGAGCGCCTGGTCGCCGGGTGAGCAGCCGGCCTACCGGGGCAGCGGGTTCCTGGCCGCCGCCGGACGCCTGCTGCACGACGACCGCGGCACGCCCGGGGACCGGGCGTCGGTGATCGAGTTCGTCGTCGGGTTCGCCGATGCCGGCGCCGCCCAGGAGCAGCTGGGCCGGACCACCCGGGAGTGGGGCGGCTGCGCCCGCCAGGAACTGACCGACGCCGAGCCCGGCGCCCGGCCGGTGGTGATCGTGCTCGGCGACCTGACCCACCCCGGCGACGACGTGATCGGCATCAGCCACACCGCTCGCGGGCCCAGCGGGCGCGGCTGCCAGCGGGCCCTGGGCGCCCACCGCAACGTGGTGATCGACGCCGTGGTGTGCGGCCGCGGCGTCGACGCCGACGCCGCGGCCCGGCTGGTCGGCCGGATCGCCGAGAAGATCGACGGCGCCACCATCTGA